A genomic window from Synechococcus sp. CBW1107 includes:
- a CDS encoding branched-chain amino acid ABC transporter permease, which translates to MVHLLQILINGLASGSVYALFALGYTLVFSVLGVINFAHGAVFTIGGYLTYLLIGGAVGANGLLAGWQLPVALPFWLALAVAGAGSALVGLGVEAVAFRPLRQRDAEPLLYLISSLGAGVVLVNLVQLLMGAESYSIPASTLAALPPALSLGGAQIRTVQLLLLLVAALLLALLTIWLEGSRNGKALQAVAEDPITSRLLGIDSGAMIRLAFALSGFLAGVAGGLVGLSVSIAGPYFGIGYGLKGLGVLVLGGLGSVPGAVLGGLIVGLAEALVPSELSGYKDGVAFAILFLVLLLRPQGLLGKPLANKV; encoded by the coding sequence GTGGTTCATCTCCTGCAGATTCTGATCAACGGCCTGGCCTCCGGTTCGGTCTATGCCCTGTTCGCCCTCGGCTACACCCTGGTGTTCTCGGTGCTGGGGGTGATCAACTTCGCCCATGGGGCGGTGTTCACGATCGGGGGATACCTCACCTACCTGCTGATCGGTGGTGCGGTGGGGGCCAATGGGCTGTTGGCGGGCTGGCAACTGCCCGTTGCCCTGCCGTTCTGGCTGGCCCTGGCCGTGGCCGGAGCCGGCTCCGCCCTGGTGGGCCTGGGCGTGGAGGCCGTGGCCTTCCGCCCCCTGCGCCAGCGCGACGCCGAACCGTTGCTCTACCTGATCTCCAGCCTGGGGGCCGGGGTGGTGCTGGTGAACCTGGTGCAGCTGCTGATGGGAGCTGAGAGCTACTCGATACCAGCCTCCACCCTGGCGGCCCTGCCGCCGGCGCTGAGCCTGGGCGGCGCCCAGATCCGCACCGTGCAGCTGCTCCTGCTGCTGGTGGCCGCCCTGCTGCTGGCGCTGCTCACGATCTGGCTGGAGGGGAGCCGCAACGGCAAGGCCCTCCAGGCGGTGGCGGAAGATCCCATCACCTCCCGCCTGCTCGGCATCGATTCCGGCGCCATGATCCGCCTGGCCTTCGCGCTGAGCGGTTTCCTGGCGGGGGTGGCCGGCGGGCTGGTGGGGCTGAGCGTGAGCATCGCGGGGCCCTACTTCGGCATCGGCTACGGGCTCAAGGGTCTGGGCGTGCTGGTGCTGGGGGGGCTCGGCAGTGTGCCTGGGGCGGTGCTGGGCGGCCTGATCGTGGGACTGGCCGAAGCCCTGGTGCCCTCGGAGCTCTCCGGCTACAAGGACGGGGTGGCCTTTGCGATTCTGTTTCTGGTGCTGCTGCTCAGGCCCCAGGGACTGCTCGGCAAACCTCTGGCGAACAAGGTGTGA
- a CDS encoding branched-chain amino acid ABC transporter permease: MSDLSLLVQMGFGALLALSVYLPLRCGQLSLATPGFYVIGGYVAALLSTRWPALTGDGGGYPLTSLALELLLAALVAAAVALLLGRPVLQLRGIYLAIATIALVEILRVLNLNLDWSGGAVGIFGIPQPFAGPGGYALATGILLALVCWLCARLEAMRLGRAMAAIRDDELAARCMGIPTADVKLTAFVLSAVIAALTGVLAAHFLNTWNARQGSFDASVTTLAFVVFGGSRIWLGPVLGGLVITALPELLRPVGDLRLILFGLVILVGPILFPQGLVTPERFARLRDALRRP, from the coding sequence GTGAGCGATCTCTCCCTGCTGGTGCAGATGGGTTTCGGCGCCCTGCTGGCCCTCTCGGTCTACCTGCCCCTGCGCTGCGGTCAGCTCTCCCTCGCCACACCGGGCTTCTATGTCATCGGCGGGTATGTGGCCGCCCTGCTCTCCACCCGCTGGCCCGCCCTCACGGGTGATGGGGGGGGCTATCCCCTCACGTCCCTGGCCCTGGAGCTGCTGCTGGCGGCCCTGGTGGCGGCCGCTGTGGCCCTGCTGCTGGGCCGACCTGTGCTGCAGCTGCGCGGCATCTATCTGGCCATCGCCACCATCGCCCTGGTGGAGATCCTGCGGGTGCTGAACCTCAACCTGGACTGGAGCGGCGGCGCCGTGGGGATCTTCGGCATTCCCCAGCCCTTCGCAGGTCCGGGGGGCTATGCCCTGGCCACCGGGATCCTGCTGGCACTGGTCTGCTGGCTCTGTGCCCGTCTGGAGGCCATGCGGCTGGGACGGGCCATGGCGGCCATCCGCGATGACGAGCTGGCGGCCCGCTGCATGGGGATCCCCACGGCCGACGTGAAACTCACCGCCTTCGTGCTCAGTGCCGTGATCGCCGCCCTCACCGGTGTCCTGGCCGCCCACTTCCTCAACACGTGGAACGCCCGTCAGGGCAGCTTCGATGCCAGCGTCACCACCCTGGCGTTCGTGGTCTTCGGGGGCTCGCGGATCTGGCTCGGGCCGGTGCTGGGGGGCCTGGTGATCACGGCCCTGCCCGAACTGCTGCGGCCGGTGGGGGATCTGCGCCTGATCCTCTTCGGCCTGGTGATCCTGGTGGGGCCGATCCTCTTTCCCCAGGGCCTGGTCACCCCGGAGCGCTTCGCCAGGCTCCGGGACGCTCTGCGACGACCCTGA
- a CDS encoding ABC transporter ATP-binding protein, protein MPTASAQGTAAAPLLVLEEVSCRFGGLLALDRVSLQVQPGEIFGLIGPNGAGKTTLFNLISGVGRPTAGSIRWGGEAIDGLPPDRINRLGIGRTFQNLRLFQRLSCLENVLIGLHHSAGSPLNAALLGGRPFRQHQGELRQQALELLALVDLDTTAGRPAGSLAYGSQRRLEIARALATAPRLLLLDEPAAGMNPIEKEELSVLIRRLRSRFDLSVLVIEHHVPLMMRLCDRLAVLNFGRRIALGTPERVRHDPAVIEAYLGVSP, encoded by the coding sequence ATGCCGACCGCCTCAGCCCAAGGAACGGCTGCAGCTCCCCTGCTGGTCCTGGAGGAGGTGAGCTGCCGCTTCGGCGGCCTGCTCGCCCTGGATCGGGTGTCCCTTCAGGTGCAGCCGGGAGAGATCTTCGGACTGATCGGTCCCAATGGAGCCGGCAAGACCACCCTGTTCAACCTGATCTCCGGGGTGGGAAGGCCCACGGCCGGGTCGATCCGCTGGGGTGGTGAAGCGATCGACGGCCTGCCGCCCGACCGGATCAACCGTCTGGGGATCGGCCGCACCTTCCAGAACCTGCGCCTGTTCCAGCGGCTGAGCTGCCTGGAGAATGTGCTGATCGGTCTGCACCACAGCGCGGGCTCCCCCCTGAACGCCGCCCTGCTGGGGGGACGACCGTTTCGTCAGCACCAGGGGGAGTTGCGCCAACAGGCGCTGGAGCTGCTGGCGCTGGTGGATCTCGACACCACTGCCGGCCGGCCGGCCGGCAGCCTGGCCTATGGGTCGCAACGGCGGCTGGAGATCGCCCGCGCCCTGGCCACCGCCCCACGGCTGCTGCTGCTGGATGAACCGGCCGCCGGCATGAACCCGATCGAGAAAGAGGAGCTCTCGGTTCTGATCCGCCGCCTGCGATCCCGCTTCGATCTCAGCGTGCTCGTGATCGAGCACCATGTCCCGTTGATGATGCGCCTCTGCGACCGGCTGGCCGTGCTGAACTTCGGCCGGCGGATCGCCCTGGGCACCCCTGAGCGCGTGCGCCACGACCCGGCGGTGATCGAGGCCTATCTGGGGGTGAGCCCATGA
- a CDS encoding ABC transporter ATP-binding protein — MSSSTAPPLLALRDISVRYGAISALSGVDLHIHDGELVALLGSNGAGKSTTLRAISQLVKPETGRIDWQGRSLARTATEGTVRLGIGHCPEGRRVLARQTVAVNLELGAYLRRDRRGIELDLQRCYERFPRLRERRAQLAGSLSGGEQQMLAIARSLMGRPRLLLLDEPSLGLAPMLVAEVMAILQQLHREGLTILLVEQNAQAALAIADRGVVLQAGRVSLSGSAAELLAHEDLRTSYLGAEEPGDG; from the coding sequence ATGAGCTCCAGCACCGCCCCGCCGCTGCTGGCCCTGAGGGATATCTCGGTGCGCTACGGAGCGATCAGCGCCCTCAGTGGCGTCGATCTGCACATCCACGACGGGGAACTGGTGGCCCTGCTGGGTTCCAACGGTGCCGGCAAGAGCACCACCCTGCGGGCGATCTCGCAGCTGGTGAAGCCGGAGACGGGACGGATCGACTGGCAGGGCCGCTCTCTGGCCAGGACCGCCACCGAGGGAACGGTGCGGCTCGGGATCGGTCACTGCCCGGAAGGGCGCCGGGTGCTTGCCCGCCAGACGGTGGCCGTGAATCTTGAGCTCGGGGCCTACCTGCGCCGCGATCGGCGCGGGATCGAGCTGGATCTTCAGCGCTGCTACGAGCGCTTCCCCCGCCTGCGGGAGCGCCGCGCGCAACTGGCCGGCAGCCTCTCCGGCGGAGAGCAGCAGATGCTGGCGATCGCCCGCTCGCTGATGGGGCGTCCGCGGCTGCTGCTGCTGGATGAACCCAGCCTGGGGCTGGCACCGATGCTGGTGGCCGAGGTGATGGCGATCCTGCAGCAGCTTCATCGCGAGGGACTCACGATCCTGCTGGTGGAGCAGAACGCCCAGGCGGCCCTGGCCATCGCTGACCGGGGCGTGGTGCTCCAGGCCGGCCGCGTCAGCCTCAGCGGCAGCGCCGCCGAACTCCTGGCCCACGAGGATCTCAGGACCTCCTATCTCGGAGCCGAGGAGCCGGGTGATGGCTGA
- a CDS encoding calcium:proton antiporter translates to MADLIRRLLISRWSLLLPFTLLTLLSVPFPALERIPVLLSFGLHGLGLVPLGRMIAVLVEALAQRLGNRLGGLVGVALGNLVELVVSFTALNSGLYPLVVTSLAGAVITNCLLVLGLSTLVASRRVIAVPIHAHSTQLQTQQLLISTILLSVPSIFLLHQGEGISAGSDRFEGFALYSALVAALVLGYYLLSFVYQLGTHRRLFAGVEASRGLQMVSALGRHRASLATILVLIALVSLLLVGVSKALVSSLEQLVAQLDLNPLFVGLVLLPLFGCFAEAVVAIQAGRNGNMDLAMSSTVESSLQLLLFVLPVLVLSGLVMARYLHLAFPPVALACLGCTVLMVDWISKDRQLSWYEGLQLLLLYASFAIGALLLPAAP, encoded by the coding sequence ATGGCTGATCTGATCCGGCGGCTGCTGATCAGCCGCTGGAGCCTGCTGCTGCCCTTCACCCTGCTGACGCTGCTCTCCGTTCCCTTTCCCGCCCTGGAGCGGATCCCGGTGCTGCTGAGCTTCGGGCTCCACGGGCTTGGCCTGGTGCCCCTGGGGCGAATGATCGCCGTGCTGGTGGAAGCCCTGGCCCAGCGACTGGGAAACCGGCTCGGCGGTCTGGTGGGAGTGGCTCTGGGCAACCTGGTGGAGCTTGTGGTCTCGTTCACCGCCCTCAACAGCGGCCTCTACCCCCTGGTGGTCACCAGCCTGGCGGGCGCGGTGATCACCAACTGCCTGCTGGTGCTCGGGCTCAGCACACTGGTGGCCAGCCGCCGCGTGATCGCGGTGCCGATCCACGCTCACAGCACGCAGCTGCAGACCCAGCAGCTGCTGATCAGCACCATTCTGCTTTCGGTGCCTTCGATCTTCCTGCTTCATCAGGGGGAGGGAATCTCCGCGGGCTCGGACCGCTTCGAAGGCTTCGCCCTCTATTCAGCCCTGGTGGCGGCCCTGGTGCTGGGGTACTACCTGCTCTCCTTCGTCTATCAACTCGGCACCCACCGTCGGTTGTTTGCCGGAGTCGAGGCAAGTCGTGGACTTCAGATGGTCAGCGCGCTTGGCCGGCATCGGGCCTCGCTGGCCACGATCCTGGTGCTGATCGCCCTGGTCAGTCTCCTGCTGGTGGGGGTATCGAAGGCCCTTGTGAGCTCCCTGGAGCAACTGGTGGCCCAGCTCGATCTGAATCCCCTGTTCGTGGGACTGGTGCTGCTGCCCCTGTTCGGCTGCTTCGCGGAAGCCGTTGTGGCCATCCAGGCGGGCCGCAACGGCAACATGGATCTGGCCATGAGCAGCACGGTGGAATCCAGCCTGCAGCTGCTGCTGTTCGTGCTGCCGGTGCTGGTCCTCTCGGGGCTGGTGATGGCGCGCTATCTGCATCTGGCCTTCCCACCGGTGGCCCTGGCCTGCCTGGGCTGCACGGTGCTGATGGTCGACTGGATCAGCAAGGACCGACAGCTCAGCTGGTACGAGGGCCTGCAGCTTCTGCTCCTCTATGCCAGCTTCGCGATCGGGGCCCTGCTGCTGCCGGCCGCCCCTTGA
- a CDS encoding Rrf2 family transcriptional regulator, which yields MLKRRGLQAIQALLELALEPESWRSGPDLAACQAIPEPMLEQVLLQLRRADLVEARRGRHGGYRLRRAAAAIPLLEVLRAVESDPSQASAVAPSPEQAGEQVALALERRLQQALERELARLSLEELLYDLRSTQECLRQEGGLMLG from the coding sequence ATGCTCAAACGCCGGGGACTCCAGGCGATCCAGGCGTTGCTGGAACTGGCACTGGAGCCCGAGAGCTGGCGCTCGGGGCCTGATCTGGCCGCCTGCCAGGCGATTCCCGAGCCGATGCTGGAGCAGGTGCTGCTGCAGCTGCGCCGGGCTGACCTGGTGGAGGCCCGCCGGGGTCGTCATGGCGGCTACAGGCTTCGGCGTGCCGCCGCCGCCATTCCCCTGCTGGAGGTGCTGCGGGCGGTGGAGTCGGATCCCTCCCAGGCTTCGGCTGTCGCGCCCTCCCCCGAGCAGGCGGGGGAGCAGGTGGCCCTGGCCCTGGAGCGGCGGCTGCAGCAGGCGCTGGAGCGGGAGCTGGCCCGGCTCAGCCTCGAGGAGTTGCTCTACGACCTGCGCAGCACCCAGGAGTGCCTCCGCCAGGAGGGGGGCCTGATGCTGGGCTGA
- a CDS encoding UbiD family decarboxylase — MQAVLPRSTTRDLRGFLALLEQRGQLRRISAPVDPDLELAAIADRVLARGGPGLLFENVIGSSMPVAVNLLGTVERVVWSMGLERAEQLEDLGERLALLQQPRPPKGLREAARFGGVLWDVVKARPDLDLLPPCHQQVFKGEQVNLDALPLLRPWPGDAGGVVTLGLVITKDPETGVPNVGVYRLQRQSANTMTVHWLSVRGGARHLRKAAALGKPLEVAVAIGVHPLLVMAAATPIPVQLSEWLFAGIYAGEGVRLAKCKTLNLEVPSHSEVVLEGTIAPGEVLPDGPFGDHMGFYGGLEDSPLVRFHCVTQRRDPVFLTTFSGRPPKEEAMLAIALNRMYTPILRQQVPEIVDFFLPMEGLSYKLAVIAIDKAYPGQARRAAMAFWSALPQFTYTKFVVVVDKTISIRDPRQVIWAISAQVDPQRDLFVLEDTPFDTLDFASERLGLGGRLAIDATTKIGPEKRHDWGEPLRRTAEQEARVDRRWAELGLADIDARDPDPVLFGYTLEHVLERLAVPRA, encoded by the coding sequence ATGCAGGCAGTGTTGCCGCGGAGCACCACCCGAGACCTGCGGGGCTTTCTGGCGCTGCTCGAGCAACGTGGTCAGCTGCGGCGGATCAGCGCTCCGGTGGATCCCGATCTGGAGCTGGCCGCCATCGCTGACCGGGTGCTGGCCCGCGGTGGACCTGGACTGCTGTTCGAGAACGTGATCGGCAGCTCCATGCCGGTGGCGGTCAACCTGCTGGGCACGGTGGAGCGGGTGGTCTGGAGCATGGGCCTGGAGCGGGCCGAGCAGCTCGAAGACCTGGGCGAGCGGCTCGCCCTGCTGCAGCAACCGCGCCCCCCCAAGGGCCTGCGGGAAGCGGCCCGCTTCGGCGGGGTGCTCTGGGATGTCGTCAAGGCCCGCCCCGACCTCGACCTGCTTCCTCCCTGCCACCAGCAGGTGTTCAAGGGCGAGCAGGTGAATCTCGATGCCCTGCCGCTGCTGCGCCCCTGGCCTGGTGATGCCGGCGGCGTGGTCACCCTCGGCCTGGTGATCACCAAGGACCCGGAAACGGGGGTGCCCAACGTGGGCGTGTACCGCCTGCAGCGCCAGTCAGCGAACACGATGACCGTGCACTGGCTGAGTGTGCGCGGCGGGGCTCGCCACCTGCGCAAGGCAGCGGCCCTGGGCAAGCCGCTGGAGGTGGCGGTGGCGATCGGCGTGCACCCCCTGCTGGTGATGGCCGCCGCCACCCCGATTCCCGTGCAGCTGAGCGAGTGGTTGTTCGCCGGCATCTATGCCGGGGAGGGGGTGCGCCTGGCGAAGTGCAAGACGCTCAACCTGGAGGTGCCCAGCCACAGCGAGGTGGTGCTGGAGGGCACGATCGCTCCGGGCGAGGTTCTCCCGGATGGCCCCTTCGGGGATCACATGGGCTTCTACGGCGGCCTGGAGGATTCCCCCCTGGTGCGCTTCCACTGCGTCACCCAGCGGCGCGATCCGGTCTTTCTCACCACCTTCAGCGGCCGCCCGCCCAAGGAGGAAGCGATGCTGGCGATCGCCCTCAACCGGATGTACACGCCGATCCTGCGCCAGCAGGTGCCGGAGATCGTCGATTTCTTCCTGCCGATGGAGGGCCTCAGCTACAAGCTGGCGGTGATTGCCATCGACAAGGCCTATCCGGGCCAGGCCAGGCGCGCGGCGATGGCCTTCTGGAGTGCTCTCCCCCAGTTCACTTACACCAAGTTCGTGGTGGTGGTCGACAAGACGATCAGCATCCGCGATCCACGCCAGGTGATCTGGGCGATCAGCGCCCAGGTGGATCCCCAGCGGGATCTGTTCGTGCTCGAGGACACCCCCTTCGACACCCTGGATTTCGCCAGCGAGCGGCTCGGGCTCGGTGGCCGTCTGGCGATCGATGCCACCACCAAGATCGGTCCCGAGAAGCGCCACGACTGGGGCGAACCACTGCGGCGCACGGCGGAGCAGGAGGCCAGGGTGGATCGGCGCTGGGCTGAACTGGGCCTCGCGGACATCGATGCCCGTGATCCCGATCCGGTGCTGTTCGGTTACACGCTCGAACACGTGCTCGAGCGGCTGGCCGTCCCGCGCGCTTAG
- a CDS encoding 2-phosphosulfolactate phosphatase family protein, with protein sequence MLIQTFHTSECVPEAGSAEGGRPDAAVVIDVLRATTTMAWALQNGAEAIQAFADLEALKASAAAWPPERRLTAGERGGARVEGFDLGNSPLGVTPELVAGKRIFMSTTNGTRSLDRVRDLPLLLTACLPNRTAVAIRLIEREVENVWIVGSGWEGAYSLEDSLAAGAVGAALLELAPAAGINVVAGNDEMVAALALWQQWRHDPEGCLRTASHGQRLERLGNHDADFQCCAALDTLTIVPMQAEPGVLKAS encoded by the coding sequence GTGCTGATCCAGACCTTCCACACCTCCGAATGCGTGCCGGAAGCGGGGAGTGCCGAAGGCGGCAGACCCGATGCGGCTGTGGTGATCGATGTGCTGCGGGCCACCACCACCATGGCCTGGGCGCTGCAGAACGGCGCCGAGGCGATCCAGGCCTTTGCCGACCTCGAGGCCCTCAAAGCCAGTGCCGCCGCCTGGCCCCCCGAGCGACGTCTCACCGCCGGTGAGCGCGGCGGGGCCCGGGTGGAGGGCTTCGACCTGGGCAACTCGCCGCTGGGGGTGACCCCTGAGCTGGTGGCGGGCAAGCGCATCTTCATGAGCACCACCAATGGAACCCGCTCCCTCGACCGGGTGCGGGATCTGCCCCTGCTTCTCACCGCCTGCCTGCCGAACCGCACGGCAGTGGCCATACGGCTGATCGAGCGGGAGGTTGAGAACGTCTGGATCGTGGGCAGCGGCTGGGAGGGGGCCTATTCGCTGGAGGACAGCCTGGCGGCGGGCGCCGTGGGGGCCGCGTTGCTCGAGCTGGCACCGGCCGCGGGGATCAACGTGGTGGCGGGGAACGACGAGATGGTGGCGGCCCTGGCCCTCTGGCAGCAGTGGCGGCACGACCCCGAGGGCTGCCTGCGCACCGCCAGCCATGGCCAACGCCTGGAGAGGCTCGGCAACCACGATGCCGACTTCCAGTGCTGTGCCGCGCTCGACACCCTCACGATCGTGCCGATGCAGGCCGAACCCGGAGTGCTCAAAGCCAGCTGA
- a CDS encoding carbon-nitrogen hydrolase family protein, with amino-acid sequence MTSFLAAAVQLTSTPDPDANFAAAEEQIELATRRGAELVGLPENFAFMGDDNRRLELAPSLADRCSRFLVTMARRYQVTLLGGGFPVPAGERVTYNRAELVGRDGQLLARYDKIHLFDVDLPDGNTYRESETVRSGTTLPPVVDAPGLCRIGLSICYDVRFPELYRHLAGAGAELIMIPAAFTAFTGKDHWQVLLQARAIENTVYVLAPAQTGLHYGRRQSHGHALVIDPWGTVLADAGIGVGLAVAPVDPDHGRRVRAQMPSLNHRRPSLF; translated from the coding sequence GTGACGAGCTTTCTGGCTGCCGCGGTGCAACTCACCAGCACACCCGATCCGGACGCCAACTTCGCCGCCGCCGAAGAACAGATCGAGCTCGCCACCCGGCGCGGCGCCGAGCTGGTGGGACTTCCTGAGAATTTCGCCTTCATGGGCGACGACAACCGCCGCCTGGAGCTGGCCCCCAGCCTGGCGGACCGCTGCAGCCGCTTCCTGGTCACGATGGCGCGGCGCTACCAGGTGACACTCCTCGGCGGGGGCTTCCCCGTGCCCGCCGGCGAGCGGGTCACCTACAACCGGGCGGAACTGGTGGGCCGTGACGGCCAGCTGCTGGCCCGCTACGACAAGATCCACCTCTTCGATGTGGATCTGCCTGACGGCAACACCTACAGGGAATCGGAAACCGTCCGATCCGGCACCACGCTGCCACCTGTGGTCGATGCTCCCGGCCTCTGCCGAATCGGCCTCTCGATCTGCTACGACGTGCGCTTCCCCGAGCTCTACCGCCACCTGGCCGGTGCAGGCGCTGAGCTGATCATGATTCCGGCAGCCTTCACCGCCTTCACCGGCAAGGACCACTGGCAGGTGTTGCTGCAGGCCCGGGCGATCGAGAACACCGTCTACGTTCTCGCCCCGGCCCAGACGGGACTGCACTACGGACGCCGCCAGAGCCACGGCCACGCCCTGGTGATCGATCCCTGGGGCACGGTCCTGGCCGACGCCGGCATCGGTGTCGGGCTTGCGGTGGCCCCCGTCGACCCTGACCATGGCCGTCGGGTCCGT